Within Salvia splendens isolate huo1 chromosome 21, SspV2, whole genome shotgun sequence, the genomic segment AACGATGGTAGAACTTTTAGCAAAACGGAAGTACACTGTATTTAGAAATCCTAAGGCCTAACAACAAGGAAATGTGAAGTGATTACGTTATAAAAGGTAAGGAATACAAGTACCCAGAGCTGAGGCCCAGCACTATCTATAGGCCTTGCAGTCATTAAGTTTTTTCTCTACTTACTGTTCACAAACCAGAACGAAGCACCAAGAGCTGATGGTTGATGAGAATAACTTATTCAGTGAATTAGgacatagtactccctccgtcccaaggaagattttatgcagctttattttgtgtggtaggtggagagaataaagtaaggaagatgaaataaaatagagataaaggggagtttatttttgataaactaaaaaggaaagtgggtcatcttgggtgggacggagggagtactaacaATATGAAGATTTTGAAGTAACTAAACATGAAGATATCATTAGATTCAGAAACCAACTTCTGGAGGCTCATTTCACAGAAGCAGCGCTTGCACAGTTGTACTACCAGCATAAGTTCGCCACTCATAAGAGATGACTATTAAACCTAACTCCGTAGGCAATCTTGCACTTCTCGACCCAACAGGGTATCAATTCCATAAACTGAACTCTAGAGTGGTAACCAAACGGAAAAGGTTGACTACCTAAATAATCAAAAAGTGAAATAGCAAAAGCAAAACAGAGTTTAGACCTTTAAAAGCTCATATGAGCAAATTCCACAAAACACTGACTACTGATTTATGTATCTTGCTTCCCAATTAATGCCCCAACCCAATATAGTTCCACTAACCATCTTTCCTCTCCCTTAACTGCACGAACAAGGTATTAACCACAACAACAGCCTGCTAATATTACACTCAAACATCAAGAAGGCAAACCACTGCCATTGAGTATCAGATTGCTGAGACTCAAGTCACTCGACAACAAATTAAATGAAACCATCTGAGTCAGTCTAGCTCCCATACTCAACCGGCTCATGAGAATCCTTAGTAAGCTCTGGAAATAACTTAAACATCAATCTATAGTCCAAAAGGTCAcgcaattaaaatttatttcgaCTCTTAACACCTAAAATGCAAAAGCAACTGCTGAATTAACAAGGATTTTCAGACATCAGATTATTGCAGTAAGAAAGATACCACCAGAAATGCACATTTGAATATTGTGAGAAAATCAGCAGAGCAAATGGAAGAAATCATagtcttttacattattaagaAGCTAATATTTTTATCCACTGAACCATAAATCACAGAGATCCCATGACGCAACTCAATGTTAGAAGTTCGTGTAATTCAAGGAACGCAAAACTTACTTCTCTTCGAGATTCTTCAGCTCATCATCGATCTTGGAGCGCATCGAGTCAAGTGCCTTCTGATCCAAATCCAAAACCTTGCTTGCAACTAGGGTTTCGTACAACGGCGCCATATCTACCAAAACAAATCCGGTGCAATGAAGTGCCGTACAATAATAACAACAACGAATTAAGGAATTATTGGCAGAGAAAATGGTCCGATTACCGTTGGCGACGATGAAGTTGAAGACCTCATCACGGAGGCGGACTTTTTCGATATCATCGACGTCATTCTGAGTGAGAAGGAATAGATTGTTGGCGAGCAAAAGCTGTGGCTGCTGAACACCTTCTTCGCCTTCCATCGAATTTTTTCGTGCTTCCTTCTAGTCGGGAGATATGAACAAGAGTTTGCTTGAGGAGGGAGCAACACAGAGAGACAGATAGTGATCAGAGCGGAACTTCTGTTTTGGGtctaaaaaaaaaacaagcctTCAAAGTCGCCATTCACAAACAACGCTTTCTCATGATTGGGCTTCACAAAATTAATGTGGACATTTTAGTTGTGGGCATATTTCAGAACTATTTTGTTATGAACTCTACAATTATTTTGGGAAAATATTACTCTAAATTCAAGTTATTCCCATTATCAACActattaaatatgtatatgaTTCTTAGTAGTAAtagttaatatttataaaaatatatggtACTACCTTTGTATGAAGTTACTTGATGAATTGCCTATCATTgcttgaatcatttccctattgAGCTAACAATATCTCAATTTCATATTCAACCAATTTATTCACCTTAAATGCAAAGTgggatcatttcatgtcatcttCTTTTGCTAGTTTATATTTCCAACCCTACAAATCAATTTCGATCTAAAATATTTCCTGACTTGAAAACAGAGAATCTCAAAAAAGCGATAAATAACCTTTCATGTGTTTGTATCGACTATTACAAACAAGGAATTAGTGACTTAATGAGTTTAAGAAGGGAATCTTAATGGTAGTATTGGAAGTAACTGGAAACAGAGTAATGCCTTGAGCAGTTGTTGAGGAGGAGGATTCAAGTGCTCGAGAAGCTTGCAGAGCCATCTCTGCATGCAGTTGTAAACATCCCAACGCAAGCTGCATATTCGAAAACATAGTCATGCTTCCACACTGATCAAATCAAACTGCAGCACTTCTTGTGAAGCATGGTGGCTCAGCATTAAGAAAGCAGAATTAAAGATATCAGACGAATGATTCATACGAAATTTCAGCAGTGGCGTAAGCCGATATTTTCTTGCTTACCGTGTGGCATTCTCTGTCTGTATCTGACTCGGCTACTTTTAGTGCCCATCTGTGTATCCAGTCGAGCCCTTCTGAGATTTCAATATTTCCTTCAGCCACCGCAGAGGCAACGAACGAGGGATGGAGGGCCACTAGAATACACGACGCGGTGAAAAGGACAGACCTTCTCACATATGCTTCTGGATGGTGAGATATCTCCCTGTGCAATATAAGACAAAGATCCAAATCAAATCTCAAGAGCATGATAAAAACTATACGATGGTCGGCCCTCATATATAAAGAGGCCAATTAATAATTAACCCAATTGGTGGCACTCGAATAATGCCATTACCTGGATCTTAACATGTCCAGAAGAGGGGCGGCTAGAACAGAGGCTTCGGGGTGCATTGCTGCACATTTTATACAAACACCGAGCGTGTGGATGAGTTTCCCGAGGACAACGAAATCCCTTCCTAGTAAATCAACTCCGTGTCTCTTTTGATCGTGCCCCTGCATGGCCGGGAGCATAAATGCTGCAGCATATTGAGGAAAACTATTTTGAGACCATTCCAACTGGCTGTCATGTGTTGGGTGTTTGAGGCTCCATCGACGTGTCTTCCCCTTCCTAATCTGACTTGCTTTTGATGGTAACACTCTTTCATAAGAATAAGACCAGTTTAGAGGAGTTTCTGTTGAAGAAATCTCTTTCCAAGACCCTGCCCCGGGAGGACCATCATTTCTTGGCGTGAACCAAGGTTGGTCGGAGGAGGATATGAGAGTCGCTGGTCGATGTTCTGATTTCAAAATTCTAGTATTTGCAAGCTCCTGAGCGGCATCAGTCATTACATCCAAGATCATTATCCGCTGACTGGTGTCTACATTAGGTGAATAAAGCAATTTGTGCATGCTTTCAAGAGACTCGAGAGGTCTTGTGGCAATTAAACCCACCAGGGCCTTCTGTCTTCTTTCTTCTGCCGAATCTTCTTCTCCTTCGACAGTGGACTCAGAGCAACGAACCTGCACAAGAGCTTTACCCAGATCACCGGCGAGATATTTAAGCTCATCTGGTGATGCACGAATGAGCTTCTCAGCAGCATCAAGGGCCTTTTCAACCTGCAAATCATCTGCAAATATTCAGTGGTATAACTTACCAGTTATATGCAACTTGTAGGTGAACTTTACTAACACGTTACACTAGTGTAAGACATAAGAAATAGTAAGACGCGGAAGCTAGCTAATCAACCTAAGCCTCCACACTGGGTGCAACTGCTTACAGCTATCAAGATGTGTAATGTAAGAAAGTCATTTAGAAGATTGGCTAATAATCTAGAACTTACACCCTCAGCGTCATCTGATTTTCTTAATGCTCCAACTACATCTACCAACTGCGTAAACTTCCTTTTCAGATCTGCATCATCATCAGTCAAGTCGTAGGGTTGTAATGAAGAGGCGCTAGATGTCTCAGAGTCATCACTTTCGTAGTCACTCCCTTCTTGAAGAGTGTATTCATTATTTAGTTCTGCAGGATCAATAATCTCATCTGGGTCAATTATAGTAAACGCTGATTCCTTGTTCTTCTGAGATTTAGAGACATGAACCCCCTTTTCTCCACTCTTTTGAATTTCATTTCCTGATATTTGGTTAGAAGAGCTTtctctttcttgaattttttcTTCACCAGGCACTGTTGCAGTGGCAGAGACCTCTCTTGGGGTTGCAAAACCAAAGTCCCAGTCAATGGTTTCTTCCTGACAACTATCGTCAAGATACAAAGGATTATCGGGGTCTATAATCTTTGAAAATACTAAAGCAATACTGCTTGCCATTTTTCGAATCAAATATACAGGGTTCTCCAATCTACCTGCAGGAAATTACAATTTTAGTGTAAATTTTAGACAAATAGACAACAAGAGTTTTAATATAGACAAAACCAAATCCTTACAACTAATTCCCTGAAGAATTAAGTGCAATGCATCTTTCGTTGCATCTAGATCTTCTTTAGTCATCTGCTGCAGGCAAAGACCTAAAGCAGCAGTTACATCTGTAAACTATGTTAAGGCGCACAAGAAGAAAGGTATAAGCATAAAAGTTTACAGAAAtaatcaaaagattaaaaaaattgtaaatttcTAAAGTTGTTGCGTAGTTGAAATGATTGGAGAAACTCTCTTCTAGACCATGCTACTAAAGTGTCAAAGCTACTACCTTTAATAATTTACTAATAAGGATACAAATCTGTTGCTCAGTTGAAGATGATTGGACAAACTCTCTTCTAGACCATGCTACTATAAGATGGTGCACTGCGTCCGATAGACTTCGAGCATTATAAGATTTTGACGAAGCACTTTGAGGGGGACATTCAAGCACAGCAAAGTGAATAATCCATCTCAAGCAACAGGTGGGAAATACTTTCCAGAGCAAAAACTTCTCCATAAAAGTGAATCTGACACTCAAAGGGTTAGAGGCATTTCAGCAAACATCACAGAAAGAAAGGTCAAGACATTAATTAATCAGTTAATTTGAACGTTCAAGTGGTAGAATTGTAAGTTGGGACCACTTTATGCACCTGACAGAAGGGTGTTGTTTGTAGATCCGGCTAAAAAGAAACCACAAAATCCAGTGCCCTTCAACCTCGTTAACTTTTTGAGTAGCCAATTGACGCAAGAGTTCTTCAGCTATTCTCTCCACTGAATGAGAATCATTTACTGCCTCAATAATCTTCAGCCAGAAGCGAAAACCAGGTCTTGACTCAAATATTTCACTTAAGGCAAGATCAGAAGTTGATGACAAGACACTTCGGACTTGTTCAAGGATCTTTGGAATCATCTCCCTTAACATGATATCTGCCAGGATGTAAAAACTGTCAAAATTAGAGTTTTGCTCATGTCAGAGTATTGAGGCTACAAAAGCAGAAACTTCAGGTTTTATGAGTTTCAAAGTACCGGTAGATCCCCGACGACTAATGCGGGTAAATGCTTCTCCAATAAAAAGTATAACGCCATTCATATGGTTGTTATATGCAACATGTGACTCATCTACAAACTTCAAATCCCATTCCTCCACACCATGGAGAAGTTGACTGGTTAGGTTTTTGAAGAATAAACTGGAAATATAAAGTAACAGATTAAAACAGAGTACaaaaacaatg encodes:
- the LOC121783169 gene encoding telomere length regulation protein TEL2 homolog, coding for MAIGGEESPRKKRAELEKRVLERVGNVISSIDDAKHVDQVIIALHSLAVCLFPLNPDSISGSVDEKYRDELGAVDVPSQDEKTEWWRVFYKGSGFRIFARVLLYDVASNWLACFPASARKLVYDAFFVDGCATEIVQVVVPCLQPGESGSYDSTAVNSNAERLLVICLLDNDLVCQMTREFAGNCHFEDLCHEQVKKAISATSQLITSIPDKARREAPASLTPRLFFKNLTSQLLHGVEEWDLKFVDESHVAYNNHMNGVILFIGEAFTRISRRGSTDIMLREMIPKILEQVRSVLSSTSDLALSEIFESRPGFRFWLKIIEAVNDSHSVERIAEELLRQLATQKVNEVEGHWILWFLFSRIYKQHPSVRFTFMEKFLLWKVFPTCCLRWIIHFAVLECPPQSASSKSYNARSLSDAVHHLIVAWSRREFVQSSSTEQQIYVTAALGLCLQQMTKEDLDATKDALHLILQGISCRLENPVYLIRKMASSIALVFSKIIDPDNPLYLDDSCQEETIDWDFGFATPREVSATATVPGEEKIQERESSSNQISGNEIQKSGEKGVHVSKSQKNKESAFTIIDPDEIIDPAELNNEYTLQEGSDYESDDSETSSASSLQPYDLTDDDADLKRKFTQLVDVVGALRKSDDAEGVEKALDAAEKLIRASPDELKYLAGDLGKALVQVRCSESTVEGEEDSAEERRQKALVGLIATRPLESLESMHKLLYSPNVDTSQRIMILDVMTDAAQELANTRILKSEHRPATLISSSDQPWFTPRNDGPPGAGSWKEISSTETPLNWSYSYERVLPSKASQIRKGKTRRWSLKHPTHDSQLEWSQNSFPQYAAAFMLPAMQGHDQKRHGVDLLGRDFVVLGKLIHTLGVCIKCAAMHPEASVLAAPLLDMLRSREISHHPEAYVRRSVLFTASCILVALHPSFVASAVAEGNIEISEGLDWIHRWALKVAESDTDRECHTLALGCLQLHAEMALQASRALESSSSTTAQGITLFPVTSNTTIKIPFLNSLSH